In Dietzia sp. ANT_WB102, a genomic segment contains:
- a CDS encoding ABC-F family ATP-binding cassette domain-containing protein, with amino-acid sequence MTATLTARGVGATRGARTLFDGLDLVVAPGDVWGLTGPNGAGKSTLLHALAGDPVAEMTGHVLVSPPDATVGLLRQEVERDDDEVVRGFLHRVTGVADALARMDALAQQMAESEAAAEAYGDALERWLALGGGDLDERIPVTATRLGLDDAVLGLPMSALSGGQAARVNLAAVLLSQYDILLLDEPTNDLDLAGLAVLEEFMAAERRPMVVVSHDREFLARCVTGIVELDSAQRQIAVFDGGYEAYLAERALARQRARDAYEQYSGRVDQLKERVQTQKTWLDKGVRNTMRKSGGKDAERDKHIRNRAGQRSEKQAAKISQSERAMERLEVVEEPRKEWELQMEIAAAPRSGSVVAVLADAIVRRGDFVLGPVTLQVDAGDRILISGSNGSGKSTLLGAITGERPVDSGRASSGSGVLPGTVDQARSEFGGPDPLLDTFCVAADPAGLDPTAARTLLAKFGLGGEHVSRACASLSPGERTRAALALLQQRGVNLLVLDEPTNHLDLPAIEQLEQAVDAFDGTILLITHDRRMRDAFRATRELLVDAGSVRERR; translated from the coding sequence ATGACCGCCACCCTCACCGCCCGCGGAGTCGGCGCCACCCGCGGCGCGCGGACATTGTTCGACGGGCTCGACCTCGTCGTCGCACCGGGGGACGTCTGGGGTCTTACCGGGCCCAACGGTGCCGGCAAATCCACGCTGCTCCACGCTCTCGCCGGGGACCCCGTCGCCGAGATGACCGGGCACGTCCTCGTCAGCCCGCCGGACGCCACGGTTGGTCTCCTGCGGCAGGAGGTGGAGCGCGACGACGATGAAGTGGTCCGCGGCTTTCTCCACCGCGTCACCGGTGTCGCCGACGCGCTGGCGCGGATGGACGCCCTGGCGCAGCAGATGGCGGAATCCGAGGCTGCCGCGGAGGCGTATGGCGACGCCCTGGAGCGGTGGTTGGCGCTCGGAGGCGGCGATCTCGACGAGCGGATCCCCGTGACCGCGACACGGCTAGGGCTCGACGACGCGGTGTTGGGCCTTCCGATGTCCGCGCTGTCGGGAGGGCAAGCCGCTCGCGTGAACCTCGCAGCTGTGCTGCTCAGCCAGTACGACATCCTGCTGCTGGACGAACCCACCAACGACCTGGATCTGGCGGGACTGGCCGTCCTGGAGGAGTTCATGGCGGCCGAACGGCGCCCGATGGTGGTGGTCAGCCATGATCGAGAGTTCCTGGCCAGGTGCGTGACCGGCATCGTCGAGTTGGACTCCGCCCAGCGCCAGATCGCCGTGTTCGACGGCGGGTACGAGGCATACCTCGCCGAGCGTGCGCTGGCACGGCAACGCGCACGTGACGCCTACGAGCAGTACTCGGGACGGGTGGATCAGCTCAAGGAACGCGTTCAGACGCAGAAGACCTGGTTGGACAAGGGCGTGCGCAACACCATGCGCAAGTCCGGCGGCAAAGACGCCGAGCGCGACAAGCACATCAGAAACCGGGCGGGCCAGCGGTCCGAGAAGCAGGCCGCCAAGATTTCCCAGTCCGAGCGGGCGATGGAGCGACTCGAGGTGGTCGAGGAACCGCGCAAGGAATGGGAACTGCAGATGGAGATCGCGGCAGCACCCCGGTCCGGTTCCGTTGTTGCGGTACTTGCCGATGCCATCGTCCGCCGAGGCGACTTCGTCCTGGGCCCCGTCACCCTGCAGGTCGACGCCGGCGACCGGATCCTCATCAGCGGATCCAACGGTTCCGGCAAATCCACGCTCCTCGGTGCCATCACTGGTGAGCGTCCCGTTGACTCGGGTCGCGCGAGCAGCGGTTCTGGGGTTCTACCCGGCACGGTGGACCAGGCACGCTCGGAGTTCGGCGGACCTGACCCGCTGCTGGACACGTTCTGTGTGGCCGCCGACCCGGCGGGACTGGATCCCACCGCGGCCCGCACGTTGCTGGCCAAGTTCGGGCTCGGGGGCGAGCACGTCTCGCGCGCGTGCGCGTCGCTCTCGCCGGGAGAGCGGACCCGGGCGGCCCTCGCACTGTTGCAACAGCGCGGGGTCAATCTGCTGGTGCTCGACGAGCCGACCAACCACCTCGACCTGCCGGCCATCGAGCAGCTCGAGCAGGCTGTGGACGCGTTCGACGGAACCATCTTGCTCATCACCCACGATCGCCGGATGCGGGATGCGTTCCGCGCGACCCGCGAACTGCTGGTCGACGCCGGATCGGTGCGGGAGCGGCGCTGA
- the pheS gene encoding phenylalanine--tRNA ligase subunit alpha, producing MSEDTGAGEVRIDEESLARYAADAEAAFAAAADLEALAAAKTAHLGDRSPIALGRRGLGALPKEQKASAGKAVNVARGRVQQAYDTRLADLQAERDAAVLVAETLDLTVPSGRAPVGAQHPITIITEQVSDVFVAMGWEITEGPEVEAEHYNFDALNFLPDHPARTLQDTFHIAPEGSRQVLRTHTSPVQIRTMLDREPPIYVACPGRTFRTDELDATHTPVFHQVEGLAIDKGLTMAHLRGALDAFARALFGPETRTRMRPNYFPFTEPSAEVDVWFPRKKGGAGWVEWGGCGMVHPNVLTACGIDPEECSGFAFGMGLERTLQFRNGLSDMRDMVEGDVRFSVPFGIRS from the coding sequence GTGAGTGAAGACACAGGCGCGGGCGAGGTCCGGATCGACGAGGAGTCGCTGGCACGGTACGCCGCGGACGCAGAGGCCGCGTTCGCCGCTGCCGCCGACCTCGAGGCGCTGGCCGCAGCCAAGACAGCACACCTCGGTGACCGCAGCCCGATCGCACTGGGCCGTCGAGGCCTCGGAGCCCTGCCCAAAGAGCAGAAGGCGTCGGCAGGCAAGGCAGTCAACGTGGCACGTGGCCGGGTGCAGCAGGCCTACGACACCCGCCTGGCAGACCTCCAGGCCGAGCGTGACGCCGCGGTACTCGTGGCCGAGACCCTCGATCTGACAGTCCCGTCGGGGCGGGCGCCGGTGGGTGCCCAGCATCCCATCACGATCATCACCGAGCAGGTCTCGGACGTGTTCGTCGCCATGGGCTGGGAGATCACGGAGGGGCCGGAGGTAGAGGCCGAGCACTACAACTTCGACGCTCTGAACTTCCTGCCCGACCACCCCGCGCGCACGCTTCAGGACACCTTCCATATCGCGCCCGAAGGCAGCCGTCAGGTGCTGCGCACCCACACTTCCCCGGTGCAGATCCGCACCATGCTCGACCGGGAGCCGCCGATCTACGTGGCCTGCCCGGGCCGGACGTTCCGCACGGACGAGCTTGACGCCACCCACACCCCGGTGTTCCACCAGGTCGAGGGATTGGCGATCGACAAGGGGCTGACCATGGCGCACCTGCGCGGGGCGCTCGACGCGTTTGCACGCGCCCTGTTCGGTCCGGAGACCCGTACCCGCATGCGGCCCAACTACTTCCCCTTCACCGAGCCGTCCGCCGAGGTCGACGTGTGGTTCCCGCGCAAGAAGGGCGGTGCCGGCTGGGTCGAGTGGGGCGGCTGCGGAATGGTGCATCCCAACGTGCTCACGGCCTGCGGCATTGACCCCGAGGAGTGCTCGGGCTTCGCGTTCGGCATGGGTCTGGAACGCACCCTGCAATTCCGCAACGGTCTGTCCGACATGCGGGACATGGTCGAGGGGGACGTGCGGTTCTCCGTGCCCTTCGGCATCCGTTCCTGA